In the genome of Mycobacterium kansasii ATCC 12478, one region contains:
- a CDS encoding acyl-CoA dehydrogenase family protein: protein MDFSLVELSEEDQAFRDEARRFLAEHVTDEVRRHDRETGDNFHEGLHLKFGAAGYLAAEWQTESEGGFSRVQRRIWELEKRRARVPWVTWGTTAMVARSVTKFGSAELVEEVLPGVFSGHVRMCLGYTEPEGGSDVATCKTRAVRDGDSWVINGSKMFTTGAHNCQYVFLITNTDPHARKHKSLTMFLVPLDSPGIEIRGIRTVDGDRTNIVYYSDVRVDDKYRLGEVNGGWTVLREPLNVEHGAVAPAPDGLQDTSIMMHQAGVMAEAVDRVAAQVTRPGPGGYRLLDDGSVAYRLGRGVARVEAALSAPGIFGRVAIAQTMRDISSDLMDVLGTAAALPFGADGAADDGGAEYVYRFAPLVGIYGGTLEVFRNMIAEHVLGLGKQIHAPPASKVFSRRA from the coding sequence ATGGACTTTTCCCTGGTTGAACTTTCCGAAGAGGACCAGGCATTCCGCGACGAGGCGCGCCGGTTTCTGGCCGAGCACGTGACCGACGAGGTCCGCCGTCACGACCGTGAGACGGGCGACAACTTCCATGAGGGTCTGCACCTGAAGTTCGGCGCCGCAGGGTATTTGGCAGCGGAGTGGCAGACGGAATCCGAAGGCGGATTCAGCCGGGTGCAGCGGCGCATCTGGGAGCTGGAGAAACGCCGCGCCCGAGTGCCGTGGGTGACGTGGGGAACGACCGCCATGGTGGCTCGGTCGGTGACGAAGTTCGGCTCAGCCGAGCTCGTCGAGGAGGTATTGCCAGGTGTCTTCAGCGGCCATGTCCGGATGTGCCTGGGCTACACCGAGCCCGAAGGCGGATCCGACGTCGCCACCTGCAAGACCCGCGCGGTGCGCGACGGCGACAGCTGGGTGATCAACGGTTCGAAGATGTTCACCACCGGCGCGCATAACTGCCAATACGTCTTTCTGATCACCAACACCGACCCGCACGCCCGAAAGCACAAGAGCCTGACCATGTTTCTGGTGCCGCTGGACTCGCCGGGCATCGAGATCCGGGGCATCCGCACGGTGGACGGCGACCGGACGAACATCGTCTACTACAGTGACGTGCGCGTCGATGACAAGTATCGGCTCGGCGAGGTGAACGGGGGCTGGACGGTCCTGCGGGAGCCGCTCAACGTCGAGCACGGCGCGGTCGCGCCGGCACCCGACGGGTTGCAGGACACCTCGATCATGATGCACCAGGCCGGTGTCATGGCCGAAGCGGTCGACCGGGTCGCGGCGCAGGTGACCAGGCCCGGTCCCGGCGGGTACCGCCTGCTCGACGACGGGTCGGTGGCATATCGATTGGGCCGCGGCGTCGCGCGGGTGGAGGCAGCGCTGTCGGCACCGGGCATCTTCGGGCGGGTGGCGATCGCGCAAACGATGCGTGACATCTCTTCCGACCTGATGGACGTTCTGGGGACCGCTGCTGCGTTGCCGTTCGGGGCTGACGGCGCGGCCGATGACGGCGGCGCCGAATATGTCTACCGCTTCGCACCGTTGGTCGGAATCTACGGCGGCACATTGGAAGTGTTCCGCAACATGATTGCCGAGCACGTGCTCGGCCTGGGCAAGCAGATCCACGCGCCGCCCGCCAGCAAGGTTTTCTCCCGCCGAGCGTGA